TCTATAAAAAGAACCGCCCCCGTTAGGGAGCGGTTCATAAGCTTTTAGCTGAAAGGTTAGTTAGCTAAAGGACGGACAATTAAGCCTGTTCCTTAGTCACCCAAACCTTGACCTGAGCTTCAACGTCGCCGAAGACCTTGATGGTAACGGTGTAGACGCCAACCTGCTTGATGGGTTCAGCCAGTTCAACCTGAGCGCGAGTGATCTTGACACCCTGCTTGGTGATTGCTTCAGCGATGTCGGATGCGGATACAGAACCGTACAGACGTTCGCCTTCAACAACGCGGCGTTCCATGTTCACAGAAATCTGAGAAAGCTTAGCAGCTACGTCGCCAGCAGCTGCCAGTTCCTTCTGGAAAGCAGCCTCAACAGCAGCGCGGTTGTTTTCGATTTCAGCGATAGCTTCCTTGGTAGCGCGGACAGCGAGCTTGCGAGGGAAGAGGTAGTTATTTGCATAACCATTCTTAACCTTCACAACGTCGAGCATCTTACCGAGGTGAGGTACGTTAGCCTTAAGAATAATTTCCATAGTCTAGTTCCTCCTTATTAGCGCATGCTGTCAGAGACAAACGGAAGGATAGCCATCTGACGAGCACGCTTGATAGCTTCGTTCAGCATACGCTGATACTTAGCGGAGGTGCCAGAAATACGGCGAGGAATGATCTTGCCACGTTCAGAGATGAAGCGACGAAGAGTCTTTTCGTCCTTGTAGTCAATGAACTGAACATTGTTTTCGGTGAACCAGCAAGTCTTCTTGCGACGAATACGGGTTGCCTGCTTCTTATCTTCAAAAGCCATTATTCAGCCTCCCCTTCTTCTGCGTCAACCGGAACGATTTCTTCGGTAGACTGAGCCATGTCTGCATTGTAAACGATTTCGGTCATCGGATAATCAGCGAGGGTCATCCAACGGAGAACGTTTTCATTGAGCTTGAGAGCTGCTTCCATAGCGGCAACAGTTGCAACTTCTGCCTTGTAGTAGAAGATCACATAGAAGCCGTGCTGGCGCTTGTTGATAGAATAAGCGAGCTTGCG
The window above is part of the Fibrobacter sp. UWR4 genome. Proteins encoded here:
- the rplI gene encoding 50S ribosomal protein L9, yielding MEIILKANVPHLGKMLDVVKVKNGYANNYLFPRKLAVRATKEAIAEIENNRAAVEAAFQKELAAAGDVAAKLSQISVNMERRVVEGERLYGSVSASDIAEAITKQGVKITRAQVELAEPIKQVGVYTVTIKVFGDVEAQVKVWVTKEQA
- the rpsF gene encoding 30S ribosomal protein S6, whose protein sequence is MRQYETMVIIDAMISDDAIKAEIETIAAAITKGGEIVRRDDWGKRKLAYSINKRQHGFYVIFYYKAEVATVAAMEAALKLNENVLRWMTLADYPMTEIVYNADMAQSTEEIVPVDAEEGEAE
- the rpsR gene encoding 30S ribosomal protein S18; translated protein: MAFEDKKQATRIRRKKTCWFTENNVQFIDYKDEKTLRRFISERGKIIPRRISGTSAKYQRMLNEAIKRARQMAILPFVSDSMR